In the Dolichospermum flos-aquae CCAP 1403/13F genome, CTGTAAAATTTGGTTTGTGGATAATATATCCATATTTGTGAAATGGAAATGTAGGTTCAAATATGATTCCTTCGGTGAGCTAGGCACATCACCCTCTTGAACAAGAGCGATCGCTTTAAATCCACAAGATACAGATTAGGAGAAAGTTAATAAACAAATTCCTAACACCATAATTGCACTACCGAAAAACCTTGTTCTGATGTTTTTTTCCTTAAATATCAGATAACCGAATCCTACACCCATCAATAGGCTAGTTTGTCTCACTGCAACAGAATTAGCTGCTACGGTTAACCCTACAGCAGTTACATGACACCACATATCTACTGCTTTCAAACTTCCCAATAAAACCAATTTAGAGAAATTTGTTCTTAGCTGAAAAAACCAATTGGGAGAAAAAACCACAACTATCGGTAACATCATCAATGCTGTACAAAAATACAAAGCAGCCGAAAATACCAAAGGAGAAGAATTTTTAGCTCCTATTTTGTCAAGGGATGTTGTTAATGCCCAGAGTGCTGCTACTATAATTATTAACCGCGATGATTGGGTATTGATTATAGATAATAAAGGGGCAAAATAGTTGTTTTCTTTGGATTTTAAGTTCAAGAAATAAGCACCTAAACAAATTAAACTAATACCAATTATCTGGATATTATTCGGCAGTTCTCCCAGAGTAAAGGGAGAAGCTATCACTAAAAATAG is a window encoding:
- a CDS encoding DMT family transporter, with the translated sequence MTWLYFSLAAATFESLRDVFSKIVTNKDDRPLDEYLVAWGLRAFTLIIYIPWLLLSPEPIPNIGKDFWWALLADATLSTVGGILYMRALRLGDLSLTVPLMGFSPLFLVIASPFTLGELPNNIQIIGISLICLGAYFLNLKSKENNYFAPLLSIINTQSSRLIIIVAALWALTTSLDKIGAKNSSPLVFSAALYFCTALMMLPIVVVFSPNWFFQLRTNFSKLVLLGSLKAVDMWCHVTAVGLTVAANSVAVRQTSLLMGVGFGYLIFKEKNIRTRFFGSAIMVLGICLLTFS